A genomic window from Salvia miltiorrhiza cultivar Shanhuang (shh) chromosome 5, IMPLAD_Smil_shh, whole genome shotgun sequence includes:
- the LOC131026058 gene encoding probable carotenoid cleavage dioxygenase 4, chloroplastic — PNNTPINIITAKSSSAHIFHRLTKKLPNYYQTPLTSFFKSLDDFVCNVIDLPLPPSLDPKHVLSGNFVPVGEFLPTACYVVEGSLPSCLHSGAYIRNGPNPQFTPNGPYHLFEGDGLLHMIKFSQGKPTFCSCYVNTHKYAVEREMGYSFVPSIFSCFNGGLCASVSRFLLTAARILSGHFDPINQGFGTANTNLALISGQLFALCESDLPYAVSITAEGDIKTLGSHDFGAAEPFPRMTGHPKIDRVTGETFAFAYDVVPPFLKLFRIDSNGRKQKDVGIFSMKRLTVIHDFALTETYAVIPDMQMVVKPSLILSGRSPVEIDEEKVARVGVIPRYAEDEEEMVWIDAPGFNPLHCLNAWEEDDGDTVCVVATNALTVDQVLENIGCAQLQVEMIVVNVKAKTVQRHRLCNELLEFGVINPAYAAKKNRYIYAAVITETRAVGLVKLDLSLLNEEGGGDCTVASCWYGPDCHGGEPFFVAREPNNPAAEEDDGYLVTYLHDDNCKESKLVVMDAKSATLDIIAAVKLPQRVPTGFHGLFLSQTDLCELENINA; from the exons ccCAACAATACGCCTATTAATATCATCACCGCAAAATCTTCTTCTGCCCATATTTTTCACCGTCTCACAAAGAAGTTACCAAATTACTATCAAACGCCATTAACAAGCTTCTTCAAATCATTAGATGATTTCGTCTGCAATGTCATCGACTTACCCCTTCCCCCCTCTCTTGACCCTAAACACGTACTCTCCGGCAACTTCGTTCCGGTGGGGGAGTTTCTCCCCACCGCCTGCTACGTGGTGGAGGGCTCACTCCCCAGCTGCCTCCACAGCGGAGCATACATCCGCAACGGCCCAAACCCTCAGTTCACCCCAAATGGGCCTTATCACTTATTTGAGGGCGATGGGCTGCTTCACATGATCAAATTCTCACAGGGAAAACCCACCTTCTGCTCCTGCTACGTCAACACGCACAAATACGCAGTGGAGCGTGAAATGGGCTACTCTTTCGTTCCAAGCATTTTCTCCTGCTTCAATGGCGGCCTCTGTGCTTCCGTCTCTCGTTTTCTGCTAACTGCAGCTCGGATTCTCTCCGGCCACTTCGATCCGATCAATCAGGGTTTCGGCACTGCCAACACGAATTTAGCCCTAATTTCCGGCCAGCTCTTCGCACTCTGCGAGTCCGATCTTCCCTACGCCGTGAGTATAACGGCGGAGGGAGATATAAAAACCCTAGGCAGCCATGATTTCGGAGCTGCCGAGCCATTCCCGAGGATGACGGGGCACCCGAAAATTGATCGGGTCACCGGAGAGACCTTCGCCTTCGCATACGACGTCGTGCCTCCATTCCTGAAGCTTTTCCGGATCGACTCGAATGGAAGAAAGCAGAAGGATGTGGGCATATTCTCGATGAAGAGGCTGACGGTAATTCATGACTTCGCCCTGACGGAGACGTACGCCGTGATCCCGGACATGCAGATGGTGGTGAAGCCATCGTTGATATTGAGTGGGAGATCGCCGGTGGAGATTGACGAGGAGAAGGTGGCGCGGGTGGGGGTTATTCCGAGGTACGCAGAGGATGAGGAGGAGATGGTGTGGATCGATGCGCCGGGGTTCAACCCTCTGCACTGTTTGAATGCTTGGGAAGAAGACGACGGCGACACCGTGTGCGTGGTGGCGACGAATGCGTTGACGGTGGATCAGGTGTTGGAAAACATTGGCTGCGCGCAGCTGCAGGTGGAAATGATTGTGGTAAATGTGAAGGCGAAGACGGTGCAGAGGCATAGGTTGTGCAATGAGCTTCTTGAATTTGGAGTCATCAATCCTGCTTATGCTGCCAAGAAAAACAG gtACATTTACGCAGCAGTAATAACAGAGACACGGGCGGTGGGACTGGTTAAGCTTGACTTATCCCTACTAAAcgaggagggaggcggcgattGCACGGTGGCTAGCTGCTGGTATGGGCCGGACTGCCACGGCGGCGAACCCTTTTTCGTGGCGAGGGAACCCAATAAtccggcggcggaggaggacgACGGCTATTTGGTGACATATTTACACGATGATAATTGTAAAGAATCAAAGTTGGTAGTAATGGATGCCAAGTCAGCTACACTTGACATAATCGCCGCCGTCAAGCTGCCGCAGCGCGTCCCCACTGGCTTCCACGGCCTCTTTCTGTCTCAGACTGATTTATGTGAACTTGAAAATATTAATGCGTGA